Proteins encoded by one window of Paenibacillus sp. DCT19:
- a CDS encoding WXG100 family type VII secretion target codes for MRIRVEPDVLRALSRQIQYAAEQIQQKMTVLDQAIHSLDWEVESRAAVMSEWNYSKRVGEDAVRRFMDMSVQLGRKAVVFQQVDMEYRTVLGHMNTTYSNAVNMLHVLENNHAGEILPDHSATTAIVSDPLSAVAAVYRVQDAAPPAGSPATLIQAMQPEPVAWRFTDPSFRGRRGTEPVVS; via the coding sequence ATGCGCATTCGTGTGGAACCGGATGTGCTTCGGGCACTGAGCAGGCAGATTCAGTATGCGGCGGAGCAAATACAGCAAAAGATGACAGTATTGGATCAGGCAATTCATTCGTTAGACTGGGAAGTTGAATCTCGTGCTGCTGTGATGAGTGAATGGAACTACAGTAAGCGGGTCGGCGAAGATGCAGTGCGTCGTTTCATGGACATGAGCGTGCAATTGGGACGCAAGGCCGTCGTATTCCAACAGGTTGATATGGAGTATCGCACGGTGCTCGGTCATATGAACACAACTTACAGCAATGCGGTTAATATGCTCCATGTGCTTGAGAACAATCATGCAGGAGAGATCTTACCCGATCATTCCGCAACTACTGCTATTGTATCCGATCCCCTTTCCGCGGTGGCGGCGGTGTATCGTGTACAGGATGCCGCTCCACCAGCTGGTTCCCCAGCGACATTAATTCAGGCTATGCAGCCTGAACCTGTAGCATGGAGATTCACAGATCCTTCCTTTCGAGGAAGGAGAGGAACCGAACCTGTTGTTTCTTAA
- a CDS encoding WXG100 family type VII secretion target, with translation MAGRILVTPEQLDQVSNQFKQSGEQSQQIVSTLTQSITSMEGQWEGMTKQRFFQEFQEASKQMQSFVQTLNSISAELTAIANKFRTADQTR, from the coding sequence ATGGCAGGACGTATTTTAGTTACCCCAGAACAGCTTGATCAGGTTTCCAACCAATTTAAACAAAGCGGTGAGCAAAGTCAGCAAATCGTATCTACATTGACTCAATCCATCACTAGTATGGAAGGACAATGGGAAGGTATGACGAAGCAACGCTTCTTCCAAGAATTCCAAGAAGCAAGCAAACAAATGCAATCTTTCGTTCAAACGCTGAATAGCATTAGTGCGGAACTGACAGCTATTGCTAACAAATTCCGTACGGCTGACCAAACTCGCTAA
- a CDS encoding vWA domain-containing protein yields MNYTIQASQRTPALIIYLIDISASMNMVLENRRRIDVVYDALALAIRQMVFRSTKGNRLTPRYRIAILAYSDDVYDLLNGIKGIDEIAAVGSLPDLTPKRFSDSAKAFLQAEKILQAEIPNMQDCPAPLVCHMTDGVATGEDPEPIAKRIMGMSVPDGNVLVENIFISDHLLETPISEPRRWKGISSETVLQDEHGEKLRNMSSVLPESYREMLVEADYLLAPGALMMLPGTCAELVSIGFQMSAATPVR; encoded by the coding sequence ATGAACTATACAATTCAAGCATCCCAGCGCACACCTGCATTGATTATCTATTTAATTGATATTAGCGCCTCCATGAACATGGTTCTGGAAAATCGTAGACGGATTGATGTGGTCTATGATGCATTGGCTCTAGCCATCCGCCAAATGGTCTTTCGTTCCACCAAAGGCAATCGATTGACACCTCGTTACCGTATTGCCATTCTTGCGTACAGTGATGATGTGTATGACTTGCTTAACGGCATTAAAGGGATCGACGAGATCGCTGCCGTTGGTTCGTTGCCTGATCTTACACCTAAGCGCTTCTCGGATTCGGCCAAAGCTTTTCTACAAGCGGAGAAGATTCTTCAGGCTGAGATTCCTAATATGCAGGACTGTCCAGCGCCACTCGTTTGCCATATGACAGATGGCGTGGCAACAGGTGAAGATCCTGAGCCGATCGCTAAACGAATCATGGGCATGAGTGTTCCAGATGGCAATGTCCTGGTGGAGAATATCTTCATTTCCGATCATTTGCTGGAAACGCCGATCTCGGAGCCAAGACGTTGGAAAGGGATCTCTTCAGAAACGGTGCTGCAGGATGAACATGGGGAGAAGCTACGGAATATGTCTTCCGTGTTGCCAGAGAGTTACCGTGAGATGCTAGTTGAAGCCGATTACCTGCTTGCCCCTGGTGCGTTGATGATGCTTCCAGGTACGTGTGCAGAGCTGGTATCCATCGGCTTTCAGATGTCCGCTGCTACGCCTGTTAGATAG
- a CDS encoding protein phosphatase 2C domain-containing protein: MRLATLPEGDQRVQAKQRRGDFRYVSVQTGEQPLTRYQGVLQCRYGYGRAAETVNQGDTGQDFAAVRMDGNVCNFVLCDGVGMSYLGDFAARFLGNSLLDWLETTSVPSAEGIEKLLQDLTIPASEQLEKLQPLDNSPLLLREVLMEKRSRGSQAMYVCGRIILSGASRRSRVWIAWQGDSRIRLWRNGQEQSTTFQKYCRTNERWSTREGTVGGKPHIFEAKMSGNENVRLQLYTDGLNDLDAIQAYIPDEHIQVLLDSSHTGGLEDDAAFIELEW, encoded by the coding sequence ATGCGTTTGGCAACACTGCCCGAAGGAGATCAGAGAGTGCAAGCGAAGCAGAGGCGCGGCGACTTTCGTTATGTGAGTGTACAGACGGGAGAACAGCCGTTAACTCGATATCAAGGTGTTCTTCAATGCCGTTATGGATATGGGCGAGCGGCTGAAACCGTGAATCAAGGAGATACAGGTCAAGATTTTGCTGCTGTTCGTATGGACGGCAATGTATGTAACTTTGTTTTATGCGATGGAGTGGGGATGAGTTACCTAGGTGATTTCGCTGCAAGGTTTCTAGGTAATTCACTGCTCGATTGGTTGGAAACCACATCTGTGCCGAGTGCAGAGGGGATCGAGAAGCTTCTTCAAGATCTTACGATTCCTGCATCGGAGCAGTTAGAGAAATTGCAGCCCCTAGATAATTCGCCACTGCTTCTACGTGAAGTGTTAATGGAGAAACGAAGTAGGGGTAGTCAGGCCATGTATGTGTGCGGTCGAATCATATTGTCTGGTGCTTCCAGAAGGAGTCGTGTCTGGATTGCCTGGCAAGGGGATTCGCGTATTCGTCTGTGGAGAAACGGACAAGAGCAATCGACTACTTTTCAGAAATACTGCCGTACCAATGAACGGTGGTCTACACGTGAAGGGACAGTTGGTGGCAAACCGCATATTTTCGAGGCCAAGATGTCTGGGAATGAAAATGTTCGCCTACAGCTCTATACGGACGGTTTAAACGATCTTGATGCAATACAAGCCTACATTCCGGACGAGCATATTCAAGTGTTGCTTGATTCTAGTCATACCGGAGGGCTTGAAGATGATGCCGCTTTCATTGAACTGGAATGGTAA